In Sphingobacterium zeae, one genomic interval encodes:
- a CDS encoding RagB/SusD family nutrient uptake outer membrane protein, which produces MKSNRYTSLAIALLASLALNSCKKFLDLQPTSTVTSENAYLTGDNIEKALNGAYNSFIGNGTRPGSNANYYQWEMILQTDIRSDNAHAAGGGEIDFAQIDYNTITNTNEMVRRDWEELYGAISKCNIVIDNVNKVTDPTFSDERRKQILGEASFLRAFHYYQLVKLYGGVPLEKHSNSTDSEVLRIKRSTVEEVYDFIDSDLQVAANNLPDGFGQPSIDKVRATKGAANALLTKIWAQRPDRDYNKVLQYANAVITGKGGYQLLQNYADLFDGKHNYNSESIIEIPYIAGSPNLSCWGGAFFFPDLDENGQINENEWRRYGTPSKDLVEAYDNAGDTERKNANIWFFSVPWADEFWNPCGDADTEIPFNVKQKHANSFQSGDHFYLLRLADIILLKAEAQNALGNASGAINTINIIRHRAGLSDLSGVSSTALKAIILNERRLELAFEGQRWDDLNRYGVTVEVMNKLNEIKFTCDNGTQSNATQIKYNFNQNSLLLPIPLLELQANPSLTQNPGY; this is translated from the coding sequence ATGAAATCAAATAGATATACGTCATTAGCCATCGCCTTATTGGCTTCTCTTGCTCTAAATTCCTGCAAAAAGTTTTTAGATCTTCAGCCTACCTCCACGGTAACGAGTGAAAATGCCTATCTCACCGGAGACAATATTGAGAAAGCATTAAACGGGGCCTATAATTCTTTTATAGGCAATGGTACCCGCCCGGGAAGCAATGCCAATTATTATCAATGGGAGATGATTTTACAGACCGATATCCGTTCGGACAATGCGCATGCGGCCGGTGGTGGTGAGATAGACTTTGCACAAATTGACTATAATACGATTACCAATACCAATGAAATGGTACGCAGGGATTGGGAAGAACTGTATGGAGCAATCTCAAAATGCAATATCGTTATCGACAATGTTAATAAAGTCACAGATCCTACTTTTTCGGATGAAAGACGCAAACAAATTCTTGGAGAAGCTTCATTTTTAAGAGCCTTCCATTATTATCAATTGGTCAAACTTTACGGTGGTGTCCCCTTGGAAAAACACTCCAACAGTACAGATTCGGAGGTATTACGCATCAAGCGATCAACTGTAGAGGAGGTTTATGATTTTATAGATTCGGATCTACAAGTGGCAGCAAACAATCTTCCCGATGGGTTTGGACAGCCCTCTATTGACAAGGTTAGAGCTACAAAAGGTGCTGCAAATGCCTTGCTGACCAAAATATGGGCACAACGCCCTGATCGCGATTACAATAAGGTATTGCAATACGCCAATGCAGTGATTACTGGAAAAGGTGGCTATCAGCTCCTTCAAAACTATGCGGATCTTTTTGACGGTAAACATAACTATAACAGTGAATCTATCATAGAGATTCCCTATATCGCTGGCAGTCCCAATCTAAGCTGTTGGGGTGGCGCATTCTTTTTCCCGGATCTTGATGAAAATGGCCAAATCAACGAAAACGAATGGCGCCGGTATGGAACACCATCAAAAGATCTTGTCGAAGCTTATGACAACGCTGGCGACACTGAACGAAAGAATGCCAACATCTGGTTTTTCTCTGTTCCTTGGGCAGATGAGTTCTGGAACCCTTGTGGAGATGCTGATACAGAAATCCCATTTAATGTAAAGCAAAAACATGCCAACAGCTTCCAAAGTGGCGATCATTTTTACCTTTTGCGGCTTGCGGACATCATTCTGCTTAAAGCAGAGGCTCAAAACGCATTGGGAAATGCTTCTGGTGCGATAAACACTATAAACATCATACGGCATCGCGCAGGGCTGTCAGATTTATCCGGTGTCAGCTCCACTGCATTAAAGGCCATCATTCTCAACGAGCGCCGATTGGAACTTGCTTTCGAAGGTCAACGTTGGGATGATCTGAATCGGTATGGTGTCACAGTGGAAGTCATGAATAAATTGAATGAGATTAAATTTACATGCGATAATGGCACTCAGAGTAATGCCACACAAATTAA
- a CDS encoding TonB-dependent receptor, whose amino-acid sequence MNKRIPIQKAGKRAKLFAALLAIQCISHANNVALANVSQSKIKLQHEEYTLAKFAKEIERQSSYVFLYDNSQINDNQKIRINHKDGSIVEILDDNLKKLSYSYKIVNNTIVLKRKTDDMPLRNTMNVQQLVKGRVSDSDGNALTGVTIRNTTTGKQAETDSKGEFSIEATSTHQLSFSSIGYETISSTVGSNSYLNIQMKTANNQLEQIVVVGFGTQKKKDITGAIATMSTKDIEDRPVTQLASAMEGKMAGVEIVKSSGQPQAGFSIRVRGTSTITAGSNPLYIVDGVPTENIAELNPSDIQSISVLKDAASAAVYGSSGANGVVLITTKRGTNGKTMVNLETYQGFSAIRKKPSVLNAVQYRELMTEMGEALDWSKYTADTNWPDQLFRTGHSQKYQASVRGGDEKTGFYISGSYQKDNGTVITNTVNKFNFKVNLDHQINKIFKVGTSLSYNRWYDVDITENSRNGVIMNAYVGSPVIGIYGDKGAFTVDPFYTDLDNPVALATGNEHSYINNRFTGNAFVEANILPGLKFKSLFGYEKFNNQYRTFVDPFRTTEGRKYKGMATLQQQDNQYWMSENTLNYDRTFSDKHHFTGLLGYIATKTQTTISNIATQNFANPAIHTVNGGSMITAMPTAIDAAVSTVSGIAKIGYDYNDKYLFTANLRADASSVFGPNNRWGYFPSFSAGWRLSNEDFFSSLKNTVNDLKIRASWGKVGNSQIPAFSYLGLVDVTGSYNIGDQVVPGYTPSTLDNPNLKWETTNQTDIGVDASFFNSRLIFGADYYAKRTVGLLLSSRVPYSSGYRTALKNLGDLQNRGFEFELSSRNFVHDFKWNTTVTFGLNRNKVLNIDGGTYYDGNIDGRGNSTIAKEGVALGSFWGYVAKGVNPETGDMIYQMADPEAGLQTSDMAIIGNATPKFSYGMTNDFSYKNFSLSFFLQGVQGNDILNATRIYTEGMWEPRNQSTAVLNRWTVNNKNSTMPRPDLNNTDDNYNSQISSRFVEKGSYLRVKSMTLAYTLPKQVLERWNLNKVRLYVTGENLLTFTKYSGLDPEVSMYGGTNQETVSSNMAPGIDFGTSPQARTFIVGLNLTF is encoded by the coding sequence ATGAATAAACGTATACCCATTCAAAAGGCTGGCAAAAGAGCAAAGTTATTTGCGGCTTTACTAGCTATCCAGTGCATTTCCCATGCAAATAATGTTGCGCTGGCAAATGTGAGCCAGTCTAAAATCAAATTACAACACGAAGAATACACGTTGGCAAAGTTCGCCAAAGAAATCGAACGTCAGAGTTCTTATGTGTTTCTGTACGATAACTCGCAGATTAATGATAACCAAAAAATCCGAATAAACCATAAAGATGGTTCTATTGTTGAAATTCTGGATGACAACCTGAAAAAGCTCTCGTATTCTTATAAAATTGTCAACAACACCATTGTCCTAAAAAGGAAAACAGATGATATGCCCTTAAGAAACACGATGAATGTACAACAGCTTGTCAAAGGGCGCGTTTCCGATAGCGATGGTAACGCATTAACAGGGGTCACAATCCGCAATACAACAACAGGTAAACAAGCGGAAACAGACAGTAAAGGTGAATTCTCGATTGAAGCAACCTCTACACATCAACTGAGCTTTAGTTCGATAGGTTATGAGACTATCAGTAGTACGGTAGGTTCCAATAGTTACCTCAATATACAGATGAAAACTGCCAACAACCAACTGGAGCAGATCGTTGTGGTCGGTTTTGGAACACAGAAAAAAAAGGACATCACGGGAGCCATTGCAACCATGAGCACAAAGGATATTGAAGATCGCCCTGTGACCCAATTGGCGAGTGCCATGGAAGGTAAAATGGCGGGGGTAGAAATTGTAAAATCATCGGGACAGCCACAAGCAGGCTTTTCCATTCGGGTTCGCGGGACCTCAACAATCACTGCAGGTAGCAACCCTTTATATATTGTAGATGGAGTTCCTACAGAAAATATAGCAGAACTAAACCCTTCCGATATTCAAAGCATTTCGGTCTTAAAAGATGCTGCTTCTGCCGCTGTCTATGGGTCTTCTGGAGCCAATGGCGTGGTGTTGATTACGACCAAAAGAGGAACAAACGGTAAGACAATGGTAAATCTCGAAACCTATCAAGGATTTTCAGCCATCAGAAAAAAGCCTAGCGTTCTAAATGCGGTACAATATAGAGAATTAATGACTGAGATGGGAGAAGCCTTAGATTGGTCGAAATATACCGCTGATACGAACTGGCCAGATCAGCTATTCCGCACCGGTCACAGCCAAAAATACCAGGCTTCAGTACGCGGTGGAGATGAAAAGACAGGATTTTACATCTCTGGATCTTATCAAAAAGATAATGGTACAGTCATCACAAATACAGTAAACAAGTTCAATTTCAAGGTTAATTTGGATCATCAGATCAACAAAATCTTTAAAGTTGGAACAAGCTTATCTTACAACCGTTGGTACGACGTGGACATTACCGAGAACTCCCGAAATGGAGTTATCATGAATGCTTACGTGGGCTCTCCAGTAATCGGCATATATGGCGATAAAGGTGCTTTCACAGTGGATCCATTCTATACAGATCTTGACAACCCCGTTGCATTGGCAACAGGCAACGAGCATAGCTATATCAACAACAGATTTACAGGAAATGCCTTTGTGGAAGCCAATATCCTACCGGGACTAAAGTTCAAATCGCTGTTTGGGTATGAGAAATTTAACAACCAGTACCGTACTTTTGTGGATCCGTTCCGCACGACAGAGGGTAGAAAATATAAAGGGATGGCGACGCTCCAGCAGCAGGACAATCAGTATTGGATGTCCGAAAATACATTAAACTACGACAGAACTTTTAGTGACAAGCACCACTTCACAGGTTTACTAGGTTATATTGCCACTAAAACACAAACAACAATCTCAAATATCGCTACCCAGAATTTTGCTAATCCAGCAATTCACACCGTTAATGGAGGTTCGATGATTACGGCGATGCCAACAGCGATAGATGCTGCTGTATCCACTGTTTCTGGCATTGCAAAAATCGGTTATGATTATAACGACAAGTACTTATTTACAGCCAATCTGAGAGCTGACGCGTCATCTGTATTCGGGCCTAATAACCGTTGGGGTTACTTCCCTTCTTTCTCTGCCGGCTGGCGTTTATCCAATGAAGATTTCTTTAGTTCGCTGAAAAACACGGTAAACGATTTGAAAATCCGCGCGAGTTGGGGTAAGGTTGGAAATAGCCAAATCCCGGCCTTTTCCTATCTTGGTTTAGTTGACGTCACGGGATCGTACAATATCGGCGATCAGGTTGTACCGGGGTATACACCTTCTACCTTGGACAATCCCAATTTAAAATGGGAAACAACAAATCAGACCGATATTGGTGTGGATGCCAGTTTCTTTAATTCAAGATTGATATTTGGTGCAGATTATTATGCAAAAAGGACTGTAGGCCTACTTCTCAGCTCAAGGGTTCCGTACAGTTCGGGCTATAGAACTGCGCTGAAAAACTTAGGCGACCTACAAAATAGAGGTTTCGAATTCGAATTGAGTAGCCGAAATTTCGTTCACGATTTCAAATGGAATACAACTGTGACCTTTGGGCTCAATCGCAATAAAGTCCTGAATATTGATGGCGGAACCTATTATGACGGAAATATTGATGGCCGTGGCAATAGTACGATTGCAAAAGAAGGGGTTGCATTGGGATCATTCTGGGGTTACGTCGCGAAAGGCGTCAATCCAGAGACCGGAGATATGATCTATCAGATGGCTGATCCGGAAGCAGGTCTTCAAACGAGTGATATGGCTATCATTGGTAATGCTACACCAAAATTCTCTTATGGCATGACAAATGATTTTAGTTATAAGAACTTCAGCTTGTCTTTTTTCTTACAGGGTGTACAGGGAAATGATATCCTTAATGCGACACGTATTTATACAGAGGGTATGTGGGAACCGAGAAACCAAAGTACTGCCGTATTAAACAGATGGACAGTCAATAACAAAAATAGTACTATGCCGCGTCCGGATCTAAATAATACAGATGACAACTACAATTCACAGATTTCTTCCCGTTTTGTAGAGAAAGGTTCCTACCTCAGGGTAAAATCGATGACCTTGGCCTATACCCTACCTAAACAAGTGCTTGAACGATGGAATCTCAATAAGGTCCGTCTTTATGTGACAGGCGAGAATCTGTTAACATTCACAAAATACTCAGGTCTAGATCCTGAGGTAAGCATGTATGGGGGAACTAACCAGGAAACCGTGAGCTCCAATATGGCGCCGGGCATCGATTTTGGTACTTCGCCGCAGGCACGCACCTTTATTGTTGGTTTAAACCTAACTTTTTAA
- a CDS encoding FecR family protein — MVDHNQFRIKKLAYKWIQGTCTPEEEVELQEWYETSDGEPLPIPEELATDEQQLKELLFLHIKQEIQASKIKRIPKWVKLSGIAAALALLFILPLYLVKRTTEDSPQVAVKTQEQVHPGIKAAVLTLADGTKIDLSAQQQSVLHQDEQVKVITTASGTVQYQFTASKNTDTSRTNTIETPIGTEYTIILADGSKVWLNAGSVLTFPESFSSNSREVKLSGEAYFEVSHDSKRPFYVRSNEQTIRVFGTHFNVSSYPNENNKTTLIAGSVQVSQFGKSKMLKPGQAAFTTAGNLIVAEANIEEAMAWRNGIFYFESTPIKDALAAIKRWYNVDVVYKGTNLKRELTGKIKRNSTAKELVETLNFLDIKCQLRNNKIEVEL; from the coding sequence ATGGTTGATCATAATCAATTCCGGATAAAGAAATTGGCTTACAAATGGATTCAAGGCACATGTACCCCTGAAGAGGAAGTCGAATTGCAAGAGTGGTATGAAACAAGTGATGGCGAACCACTCCCTATCCCCGAGGAGCTCGCAACGGATGAACAACAACTCAAAGAGCTGTTATTCTTACATATAAAGCAGGAAATCCAAGCGTCAAAAATCAAGCGAATTCCAAAATGGGTGAAATTAAGTGGAATAGCTGCTGCTTTAGCACTGTTATTTATACTACCCCTTTACCTTGTTAAAAGAACAACCGAAGATAGCCCGCAGGTAGCCGTGAAGACGCAAGAGCAAGTTCATCCGGGTATTAAGGCAGCGGTATTAACTTTAGCCGACGGAACTAAAATTGACCTTTCTGCCCAGCAACAGAGCGTTCTCCATCAGGATGAACAGGTGAAAGTAATTACCACTGCTTCAGGAACCGTGCAATATCAATTTACAGCCAGTAAGAATACTGATACTAGCCGTACCAATACCATTGAAACGCCGATTGGAACAGAGTATACGATAATTTTGGCCGATGGCAGTAAGGTATGGCTAAACGCTGGCTCCGTGCTAACGTTTCCTGAATCTTTTTCGTCAAATAGCCGTGAAGTAAAATTATCTGGTGAAGCCTATTTTGAAGTCAGCCACGATAGTAAGCGACCATTCTATGTGCGATCGAATGAACAAACCATTCGCGTATTCGGAACACATTTTAATGTAAGCTCCTATCCAAATGAAAACAATAAAACCACACTTATAGCAGGCTCTGTACAAGTCTCGCAATTCGGCAAGTCAAAAATGCTGAAACCTGGTCAAGCAGCATTTACCACAGCCGGGAATCTTATCGTAGCAGAAGCTAATATCGAAGAAGCAATGGCCTGGAGAAATGGCATTTTTTATTTTGAATCAACACCGATCAAAGATGCACTCGCTGCTATAAAACGCTGGTATAATGTAGATGTTGTCTACAAAGGGACAAACTTGAAGCGTGAATTGACCGGAAAAATAAAACGCAATTCCACAGCAAAAGAATTGGTTGAGACGCTCAATTTCCTTGATATAAAGTGCCAATTACGCAACAATAAAATTGAAGTGGAACTCTAA
- a CDS encoding RNA polymerase sigma-70 factor produces MKDFGAHSDEELIVLIQQDDSLAFEALYDRYWKTLYYQAARKTNSLEDAQEIVQNIFTSLWLRRHQLKIESNLASYLAVAVKYKVFKYLAQQYKQEAFKHDTEWVDFDNSTENWLQFEELRVRLDQLVSELPEKCQLVFKLSREEGLTYKQIAEHMNISVKTVETQLGRALKKIRAGIQRFLITL; encoded by the coding sequence ATGAAAGATTTTGGAGCCCATTCAGATGAGGAGCTAATCGTGTTGATTCAACAAGACGATAGCTTAGCTTTCGAAGCTTTGTATGATCGCTATTGGAAAACGCTTTATTACCAGGCTGCCCGCAAAACAAATTCACTGGAAGATGCGCAGGAAATTGTACAAAATATCTTTACTTCACTTTGGCTGAGACGCCATCAACTCAAAATTGAAAGCAATCTTGCTTCCTACCTCGCTGTGGCCGTTAAATACAAAGTATTTAAATATCTGGCACAACAATACAAACAGGAGGCTTTTAAGCACGATACGGAATGGGTGGATTTTGATAACTCGACGGAAAATTGGCTCCAGTTTGAAGAGCTTCGTGTTCGGTTAGATCAGCTTGTTTCCGAACTGCCCGAAAAATGCCAGCTTGTTTTCAAATTATCCCGCGAAGAAGGACTTACTTATAAACAGATCGCTGAGCACATGAACATCTCTGTGAAAACGGTCGAAACCCAATTAGGCCGTGCCTTAAAAAAAATACGCGCTGGTATTCAGCGCTTTCTGATTACTTTGTAA
- a CDS encoding TIGR00730 family Rossman fold protein, whose product MTKEDKIIRAFENKTWQEIKVKDSWQIFKVMSEFVDGFEKLAKIGPCVSIFGSARTPREHKYYQMAVEIASLLTARGYGIISGGGPGIMEAANKGAYESGGKSVGLNIELPFEQFHNKYIDRDKLLEFKYFFVRKVMFMKYSQGYIVMPGGFGTMDELFEAITLIQTGKIARFPIVLVGSDYWKGLMDWVQNTMIPNKYISEEDLKLYRIVDTAEEAADHIFRFYDKYLLKPNF is encoded by the coding sequence ATTACAAAAGAAGATAAAATTATCCGTGCATTTGAGAACAAAACATGGCAAGAAATTAAAGTAAAAGACTCTTGGCAGATTTTTAAAGTGATGTCAGAGTTCGTGGATGGATTTGAGAAATTGGCAAAAATTGGGCCCTGTGTGTCAATATTTGGATCTGCGCGTACCCCGCGTGAACACAAATATTATCAAATGGCGGTAGAAATTGCAAGTTTATTGACAGCACGTGGTTACGGTATTATTTCGGGCGGCGGGCCAGGTATCATGGAAGCAGCGAACAAAGGTGCTTATGAGTCAGGGGGTAAATCTGTTGGATTGAACATTGAACTACCCTTTGAACAATTCCACAACAAATATATCGACCGAGATAAGCTCCTAGAATTTAAGTACTTCTTCGTGAGAAAAGTGATGTTTATGAAGTATTCTCAAGGCTATATTGTTATGCCAGGAGGTTTTGGAACGATGGACGAACTTTTTGAAGCAATCACATTGATCCAAACGGGCAAAATCGCACGTTTTCCAATCGTATTGGTGGGCTCTGATTATTGGAAAGGGTTGATGGACTGGGTTCAGAATACAATGATTCCTAACAAATATATCAGCGAAGAAGATTTGAAACTATACCGTATTGTCGATACTGCGGAGGAGGCTGCTGACCATATTTTCCGATTCTACGACAAGTACCTGTTGAAGCCAAACTTCTAA
- the recR gene encoding recombination mediator RecR, translating to MNFSSKLLENAVAEFGKLPGVGQKTSLRLVLHLLKQSDADVARFTASIDRLKEDIQYCQECFNISDHSICEICASFKRDKNLICVVEDTRDVMAIENTNSYQGVYHVLGGLISPMDGIGPADLKIEGLINRIQRGEVEEVILALSATMEGDTTIFYLYRKLREFDVKITTIARGIAFGGELEYVDELTLGRSIATRVPYERSVG from the coding sequence ATGAATTTTTCTTCTAAGCTTCTCGAGAACGCCGTTGCCGAATTTGGAAAACTGCCTGGCGTGGGACAAAAGACATCATTGAGGTTAGTTTTGCATCTACTGAAGCAATCGGATGCGGATGTAGCTCGTTTTACGGCCTCTATCGATCGCTTGAAAGAAGATATTCAGTATTGCCAGGAATGTTTCAATATTTCTGACCACAGTATATGTGAGATATGCGCCTCATTCAAACGCGATAAAAATTTGATCTGTGTTGTAGAAGACACGCGAGACGTGATGGCCATCGAAAATACAAATTCATATCAAGGCGTATATCATGTATTGGGGGGATTAATTTCGCCTATGGACGGCATCGGTCCCGCTGATCTAAAAATTGAAGGGTTAATCAATCGAATCCAAAGAGGTGAGGTGGAAGAAGTTATTCTAGCGTTGTCAGCAACGATGGAGGGAGATACAACCATTTTTTATTTGTACCGTAAGTTGCGGGAGTTTGATGTCAAAATTACAACCATCGCGCGCGGGATCGCATTTGGAGGCGAATTGGAATATGTTGATGAGTTGACTTTGGGTCGATCCATTGCCACGCGCGTTCCTTATGAGCGCAGTGTCGGGTAA
- a CDS encoding oxygenase MpaB family protein — MRIPERFQINTSSFSFYWSKGPGVDLLRKLSKKPVIADAGQFAPLLYQYDRACDQLVEQLHLKIGFYQGQQLLKDALAGRPIEPAYEQVLIKFLNTVDFTPPWLDWDKIEQGIELSQRSGLSGLIVLRDYVLMGGYESSAINKPLIFTGALKKGAVKRLTETVTFWVDITGDDALKKGNIGIEAILLTRCIHSYARLNILKHGQWQTEKWGIPLNTWDMLATNLGFSLVYLTGLNRMKFNVLENEVEGLFHVWKFIGTLLGIPLQLLPDTEEQAIEALYYWTMTQQPGDQDSLALAKSLMEEPIKAAYPTNKWGRKLMREIHLYYNHYLLGDYCVHYWV, encoded by the coding sequence ATGCGTATACCCGAACGTTTTCAAATTAATACAAGCTCATTCTCTTTCTATTGGTCAAAGGGCCCTGGTGTTGATCTGCTTCGCAAACTGTCCAAGAAACCAGTGATAGCGGATGCTGGTCAATTTGCACCTTTACTGTATCAATACGACAGGGCTTGCGACCAGCTTGTCGAACAACTACATCTAAAAATTGGTTTTTATCAAGGTCAACAGTTACTCAAAGATGCGCTTGCTGGTAGACCTATTGAACCTGCCTACGAGCAGGTATTGATCAAGTTTCTCAATACCGTGGATTTTACTCCACCTTGGTTGGATTGGGATAAAATCGAACAGGGAATTGAACTCAGTCAACGATCGGGCTTATCTGGATTAATTGTATTACGTGATTATGTGCTCATGGGTGGCTATGAATCCAGCGCGATAAACAAACCTTTGATCTTTACGGGAGCGCTAAAAAAAGGGGCTGTCAAACGACTCACCGAAACGGTAACCTTTTGGGTTGATATCACAGGCGATGATGCGCTGAAAAAGGGTAATATTGGCATAGAGGCCATTCTACTTACCCGATGTATCCATTCGTATGCGCGATTAAACATTCTAAAGCACGGTCAGTGGCAAACAGAAAAATGGGGTATTCCATTAAATACGTGGGATATGCTTGCAACCAATCTCGGATTTTCTCTTGTTTACCTAACAGGGCTAAATCGTATGAAATTCAATGTATTGGAAAACGAGGTAGAAGGTTTATTCCATGTCTGGAAGTTTATCGGAACATTGCTGGGTATTCCATTGCAACTTCTCCCCGACACAGAGGAGCAAGCCATTGAAGCTTTGTATTATTGGACCATGACACAACAACCAGGAGATCAGGATAGTTTAGCTTTAGCAAAATCACTCATGGAAGAGCCCATTAAAGCGGCCTACCCCACAAACAAATGGGGACGAAAGCTCATGCGCGAAATTCACCTCTACTACAATCATTATCTATTGGGAGACTACTGTGTTCACTATTGGGTTTAA
- a CDS encoding amidohydrolase, whose product MNRLTQNQDTYLLTNVLLETGFLYENGEVVATKTALFDIQIAGNKIRSVEPAQSTPDVKGFDIKGKLALPPFRDMHIHLDKTLFGLPWKAVFPKNRTVKDMIDKERMIIPELLKTSVERAEKLISLLQGYGTNFARTHFNIDPTSGTASLEHLLQALEHLKDSFSAELVAFPQHGLFYTKSAELMEEVAKWEQVDFIGGLDPFSIDGSIEKPVDLTIQLALDNNKGIDIHLHEGGQSGVKTIHYLIDKAFENPALQDRTFISHAFALGYMAKRDLQYTAERLAAAKVGICSSVPFRNMLMPFPELEKAGVEVFIGNDNVQDHWSTFGSGNMLQKANLVAQLYGYETEFELSRSLRYATNGRIPLDDHGKIVWPKVGDDASLIFVDASCSAEAVSRISTVNGFVHQGNSSSIIA is encoded by the coding sequence ATGAATAGACTTACGCAAAATCAAGATACATATTTGTTAACGAATGTATTGCTAGAAACAGGCTTTCTTTATGAAAACGGGGAAGTTGTTGCTACTAAAACAGCATTATTTGATATACAAATTGCGGGAAATAAAATAAGAAGTGTTGAGCCTGCGCAATCTACACCGGATGTAAAAGGCTTTGACATCAAAGGTAAATTGGCGTTACCACCATTTCGTGATATGCACATTCATTTGGACAAAACCTTATTTGGCCTTCCTTGGAAGGCAGTGTTTCCAAAAAATAGGACTGTAAAAGATATGATTGACAAAGAGCGGATGATCATCCCGGAGCTATTAAAAACCTCGGTTGAACGGGCCGAAAAGCTAATTTCACTCTTGCAGGGCTACGGAACCAATTTTGCGCGCACGCATTTTAATATTGATCCGACGTCTGGCACAGCGTCATTGGAGCACTTGTTACAGGCTCTTGAACATTTAAAGGATTCATTTTCTGCCGAATTGGTCGCATTTCCGCAGCATGGGCTATTTTATACAAAATCTGCGGAGCTGATGGAGGAGGTCGCAAAATGGGAGCAGGTGGACTTTATCGGTGGTCTAGACCCCTTTAGTATTGACGGTAGTATTGAGAAGCCTGTGGACTTGACCATTCAACTTGCATTGGACAATAACAAAGGTATTGATATCCACTTGCATGAAGGTGGACAATCTGGCGTTAAAACGATTCATTATTTAATTGATAAAGCTTTCGAAAATCCAGCGTTGCAAGATCGTACCTTTATCAGCCATGCTTTCGCTTTGGGCTACATGGCAAAAAGGGATTTGCAATATACGGCCGAACGCCTCGCGGCAGCGAAAGTTGGTATTTGTAGTTCGGTGCCTTTCCGCAACATGTTAATGCCATTTCCGGAACTGGAAAAGGCAGGAGTGGAAGTTTTTATAGGGAATGACAACGTTCAAGATCACTGGAGTACGTTTGGTAGCGGTAATATGCTTCAAAAGGCCAATCTCGTTGCACAATTATACGGTTATGAAACGGAATTTGAGCTATCCCGGAGCCTACGTTACGCGACTAATGGTCGCATTCCACTTGATGACCATGGGAAAATCGTATGGCCAAAAGTAGGAGATGATGCTAGCCTTATTTTTGTTGATGCAAGTTGTTCTGCAGAGGCTGTCTCCCGCATCTCAACCGTCAATGGATTTGTTCATCAGGGAAATAGCTCATCTATCATAGCATAG